A region of Planktomarina temperata RCA23 DNA encodes the following proteins:
- the fabB gene encoding beta-ketoacyl-ACP synthase I, which translates to MRRVVITGLGIVSPIGNNFDEVTDALKAGRSGIAFEPEYAENGFRSRVAGIPKINPADHIDKRHMRFMGTGAGYNYLAMEQAIADSGLEENEVSNVRTGLIMGSGGPSTANFHAAFDVVKNRGGPKRMGPFMVTRCMSSAHSATLATPFRIKGLNYSITSACATSAHCIGNAMEQIQLGKQDVVFAGGGEEVHWSLSCLFDAMNAMSSKYNDTPETASRPYDANRDGFVIAGGGGVLVLEELEHAKARGAKIYAELTGYGATSDGADMVAPSGEGGERSMRQALAMLDPDRKVSYINAHGTSTPAGDVTEVQAVRNIFGQGSTPPISSTKSLTGHSLGATSVHEAIYSLSMMQNSFISASANVQELDPALDASEIVTTRQDDVELDTILSNSFGFGGTNATLIMSKFNG; encoded by the coding sequence ATGCGCCGTGTAGTCATCACAGGCCTGGGTATTGTCTCACCCATTGGCAATAATTTCGACGAAGTGACCGATGCGCTGAAGGCGGGTCGGTCTGGGATTGCTTTTGAACCAGAATATGCAGAGAACGGCTTTCGCAGCCGGGTTGCAGGCATTCCTAAAATCAACCCTGCTGATCATATAGATAAGCGCCACATGCGCTTTATGGGCACGGGTGCAGGCTACAACTATCTGGCCATGGAGCAGGCAATTGCCGATTCCGGCCTTGAGGAAAATGAAGTCTCAAATGTCCGCACCGGGTTGATCATGGGCTCTGGTGGCCCTTCGACCGCGAATTTTCACGCGGCCTTTGATGTGGTGAAAAACCGCGGTGGACCAAAACGCATGGGCCCCTTCATGGTGACGCGCTGCATGAGCTCTGCCCATTCTGCGACTCTGGCCACGCCTTTTAGGATCAAAGGCTTGAACTACTCCATCACCTCCGCCTGCGCCACTTCGGCCCATTGCATCGGCAATGCGATGGAGCAAATTCAGCTCGGCAAACAAGATGTGGTCTTTGCGGGCGGTGGCGAAGAGGTGCATTGGTCCCTCTCCTGCCTGTTTGATGCGATGAACGCGATGTCATCGAAGTACAACGATACGCCTGAGACGGCCTCACGCCCCTATGATGCCAACCGCGATGGGTTTGTGATCGCCGGCGGCGGCGGTGTCTTGGTGCTCGAAGAATTGGAACATGCCAAAGCACGCGGCGCAAAAATCTACGCGGAGCTGACCGGCTATGGCGCCACCTCTGACGGGGCCGACATGGTGGCCCCCTCCGGTGAAGGTGGCGAGCGCTCCATGCGTCAAGCTCTAGCCATGTTGGATCCCGACCGAAAGGTGAGCTACATCAACGCCCATGGCACCTCGACACCAGCTGGCGATGTGACCGAAGTGCAGGCCGTGCGTAATATTTTTGGTCAAGGATCAACTCCGCCGATCTCCTCGACCAAATCCTTGACAGGGCATTCTTTGGGCGCAACCTCGGTTCACGAAGCGATCTACTCGCTCTCGATGATGCAAAATAGCTTCATTTCAGCCTCTGCAAACGTGCAAGAGCTCGATCCGGCGCTGGATGCCTCAGAGATTGTCACCACACGGCAAGACGATGTCGAGCTTGATACAATTCTTTCCAACAGCTTTGGCTTTGGTGGCACAAATGCGACCTTAATCATGAGCAAATTTAACGGATAA